One region of Cyanobium sp. M30B3 genomic DNA includes:
- a CDS encoding glycosyltransferase: MLWFALGARLAGVRRLAVTLQNTAPALAVDPAGRRRWLRLLRWFGRLGVAVVPCSRAVAASLERLPPGCRLAAVIANGCDTGAIAARAAASRARRPPHDRQRVLMVARLDRIKDQPTLLRAFAAARRPGWELWLVGEGPERAPLEQLARELGLDPGAVLLGRRSDIPELLGQADLFAFSTTAAEGFGIALIEAMAAGLPLLASDVPACRELLAEGSAGELLPPRDQQVWAQRLAALMADPPSRSALAGRALRQAERFAIAPSAAAWYGLLAGSPPVR; this comes from the coding sequence ATCCTCTGGTTTGCCCTCGGCGCCCGCCTGGCGGGGGTGCGCCGGCTGGCCGTGACCCTGCAGAACACCGCCCCTGCCCTCGCGGTGGATCCGGCCGGCCGGCGCCGCTGGCTGCGGCTGCTGCGCTGGTTCGGGCGCCTCGGGGTGGCCGTGGTGCCCTGCAGCAGGGCCGTGGCGGCTTCCCTGGAGCGCCTGCCGCCCGGTTGCCGGCTGGCGGCGGTGATCGCCAACGGCTGCGACACCGGCGCCATCGCCGCCCGCGCCGCGGCCAGCCGTGCCCGGCGCCCCCCCCACGACCGCCAGCGGGTGCTGATGGTGGCCCGGCTCGACCGGATCAAGGACCAGCCCACCCTGCTGCGCGCCTTCGCGGCGGCGCGCCGGCCCGGCTGGGAGCTGTGGCTGGTGGGCGAGGGTCCCGAGCGCGCCCCGCTCGAGCAGCTGGCCCGCGAGCTGGGGCTCGATCCCGGGGCCGTGCTGCTGGGTCGCCGCAGCGACATTCCGGAGCTGCTGGGCCAGGCCGACCTGTTCGCCTTCTCCACCACCGCCGCCGAGGGGTTCGGCATCGCCCTGATCGAGGCCATGGCGGCCGGCCTGCCCCTGCTGGCCAGTGATGTGCCAGCCTGCCGGGAACTGCTGGCCGAAGGCTCCGCCGGGGAGCTGCTGCCCCCCCGGGATCAGCAGGTCTGGGCCCAGCGCCTGGCTGCCCTGATGGCCGATCCCCCTTCCCGCTCCGCCCTGGCCGGGCGTGCCCTGCGCCAGGCCGAGCGCTTCGCCATCGCCCCCAGCGCCGCCGCCTGGTACGGGCTGCTGGCCGGTTCCCCCCCCGTTCGCTGA
- a CDS encoding glycosyltransferase — protein sequence MLAPEASTPAARPPALLIVLSSLAAEGCPQLALQLAGHWRRQGWRLEVLCLDGGARDLEPEFAALGVPLHWAGLGAGWMRYPRLLALSFRLCRHLHPRAVLCFPLGWHALVAIGARLAGVTRTCAHVGNAPPVWTGRAFVKFRLWVQLGRPFTHRLLCCSRAIRQATIRDFGVRPRETRTIHNACDLQRFTPAARARAPYWRQPPRLGMVARLEPHKDQPTLIRALALLRDQGLRPQLWLIGDGSQQARLTALVQSLGLGSQVRLLGSRRDIPELLAQLDLFVFAARPDEGFGIALAEAMAAGVPVVASNVPACHEVLAGGRCGLLVEPASAPALAAGIQAVLADLAGARRRAASARRRARRHFAIPAMARAYAEELGLA from the coding sequence ATGCTGGCACCTGAAGCCTCCACCCCTGCCGCCAGGCCGCCCGCCCTGCTGATCGTGCTGTCCTCCCTGGCGGCTGAGGGCTGCCCGCAGCTGGCCCTCCAGCTCGCCGGCCACTGGAGGCGCCAGGGCTGGCGGCTGGAGGTGCTGTGCCTCGATGGCGGCGCCAGGGATCTGGAGCCTGAATTCGCCGCCCTCGGGGTTCCCCTGCACTGGGCCGGGCTTGGTGCCGGCTGGATGCGCTATCCGCGCCTGCTGGCCCTCAGTTTCCGTCTCTGCCGCCACCTCCACCCCCGGGCCGTGCTCTGTTTCCCCCTCGGCTGGCATGCCCTGGTGGCCATCGGTGCCCGCCTGGCCGGGGTGACGCGCACCTGCGCCCACGTGGGCAATGCGCCGCCGGTGTGGACGGGCCGCGCCTTTGTGAAATTCCGCCTGTGGGTGCAGCTGGGCCGGCCCTTCACCCATCGCCTGCTCTGCTGCTCCCGCGCCATTCGCCAGGCCACCATCCGGGATTTCGGCGTGCGCCCGCGGGAGACCCGCACCATCCACAACGCCTGTGATCTGCAGCGCTTCACCCCCGCCGCCCGGGCCCGGGCGCCCTACTGGCGGCAACCGCCCCGGCTGGGCATGGTGGCCCGCCTCGAACCCCACAAGGACCAACCCACATTGATCCGCGCCCTGGCCCTGCTGCGCGATCAGGGCCTCCGCCCCCAGCTCTGGCTGATCGGTGATGGCAGCCAGCAGGCCCGGCTCACGGCCCTGGTGCAGTCCCTCGGGCTCGGCAGCCAGGTGCGTCTGTTGGGCAGCCGGCGCGACATCCCCGAGCTGCTGGCCCAGCTCGATCTGTTCGTGTTCGCCGCCCGGCCGGATGAGGGCTTCGGGATTGCCCTGGCAGAGGCGATGGCCGCCGGGGTGCCGGTGGTGGCCAGCAACGTGCCCGCCTGCCACGAGGTGCTGGCGGGCGGCCGCTGCGGCCTGCTGGTGGAGCCCGCCAGCGCCCCCGCCCTGGCGGCCGGCATCCAGGCGGTGCTGGCCGACCTCGCGGGCGCCCGCCGCCGGGCCGCCTCTGCCCGCCGGCGGGCCCGGCGCCACTTCGCCATTCCGGCCATGGCCCGGGCCTATGCCGAGGAGCTGGGCCTGGCGTGA
- a CDS encoding class I SAM-dependent methyltransferase — MTPSALHCPVCGDPRAAICARSCPENLGLTGQRYSYAHCPGCGIISLVPPPHPSQLHHYYQLLDQRQDRWWHSPAGQQLWARLQQPPSRLKGVLRWLASGGEQPYPFWRWLRPGSILDLGAGTGEFCLEARRRGWTVCGVEQSASSIALAAQRGLALVEDSLSSERTLSLVATAHNVVLLHVFEHVVQPRELLTALRQRMRPGARLILVLPNPRSLWRYLFRQRWYGWDPPIHVHHYSAPALRSLLQQEGFRVLELRSLRRHQSLAVALGQLGWCRSPWQAALPLLLLLLPLMPLLAVAGLAPELLCVAEINGGPGDAGT; from the coding sequence GTGACGCCCTCCGCGCTGCACTGTCCGGTCTGCGGCGATCCCAGGGCGGCGATCTGCGCCCGCTCCTGCCCGGAGAACCTCGGCCTCACCGGCCAGCGCTACAGCTATGCCCACTGCCCCGGCTGCGGCATCATCAGCCTGGTGCCCCCTCCACACCCCAGCCAGCTCCACCACTACTACCAGCTGCTCGATCAGCGCCAGGACCGCTGGTGGCACTCCCCCGCCGGCCAACAGCTATGGGCCCGGCTGCAGCAACCGCCGTCCAGACTCAAGGGCGTGCTGCGCTGGCTGGCCAGCGGCGGCGAGCAGCCCTATCCGTTCTGGCGCTGGCTCAGGCCCGGTTCGATTCTCGATCTGGGGGCCGGCACCGGGGAGTTCTGCCTCGAGGCCCGGCGGCGAGGCTGGACGGTGTGCGGGGTCGAGCAGTCGGCCAGTTCCATTGCCCTGGCCGCCCAGCGGGGATTGGCCCTGGTGGAGGATTCGCTCAGCTCCGAGCGCACCCTGAGCCTGGTGGCCACCGCCCACAACGTGGTGCTGCTGCACGTGTTCGAGCATGTTGTGCAACCCCGGGAGTTGCTCACCGCCCTGCGCCAGCGCATGCGGCCCGGCGCCCGCCTGATCCTGGTGCTCCCCAACCCCCGCTCCCTCTGGCGTTACCTCTTCCGGCAGCGCTGGTATGGCTGGGACCCGCCGATCCATGTGCACCACTATTCCGCCCCGGCCCTGCGATCGCTGCTGCAGCAGGAGGGTTTCCGGGTGCTGGAGCTCCGCTCGCTGCGGCGCCACCAGTCCCTGGCCGTGGCGCTGGGGCAGCTGGGCTGGTGCCGGAGTCCCTGGCAGGCTGCCCTCCCGCTGCTGCTGCTGCTGCTGCCGCTGATGCCCCTGCTGGCTGTTGCCGGCCTGGCCCCCGAGCTGCTCTGTGTGGCCGAGATCAACGGCGGGCCTGGCGATGCTGGCACCTGA
- a CDS encoding glycosyltransferase: MRLLHLSNDHYPCVTGGTELFVQQLLQAQLQQHPAAAILWAAHRAPLLAPHHNPAAALAAHQRLLYPVVPGNRHQQVAATAASIPGFTELLAAFRPTALHLHSFSERCGLSHVRAARAAGVRVVVTVHAPGFSCIKGNLIDASGAVCDGRLRPRRCTRCRLHNGGLPRWLAAGVALQSGWPLSAEAGGRLAHLLTARQLTGAFHAAWLELTRLADAIHVLAAWSRDLLLGQGVPAHKIHLIRSAGPAPLPPRRRQPMQDGLLRLVAWGRCHPVKGFHLLVEAIQALPADAPVLLHFYGPGWDDPYGQRLQRAIATDRRFAVLGTLPPEHLLPQLQQYDLAVVPSTWLETGPLTVLEALAAHLPVTGTDRGGIRELLAGVSGCTLLPPTAQAWTRHLQALLGNPAQLRTAPSLSPDRRFSRMAAELAPLYGWRP; the protein is encoded by the coding sequence ATGCGTCTGCTTCACCTCAGCAACGACCACTACCCCTGCGTCACTGGTGGCACCGAGTTGTTCGTGCAGCAGCTGCTCCAGGCCCAGCTTCAGCAGCACCCCGCCGCTGCCATCCTCTGGGCCGCCCACCGTGCCCCCCTGCTGGCGCCCCACCACAACCCCGCCGCCGCCTTGGCGGCCCACCAGCGGCTGCTATATCCGGTTGTCCCCGGCAACCGCCACCAGCAGGTGGCCGCCACTGCCGCCTCCATCCCCGGCTTCACCGAGCTGCTGGCTGCGTTCCGCCCCACGGCGCTTCACCTTCACTCCTTCAGTGAGCGCTGCGGCCTCAGCCATGTGCGTGCCGCCAGGGCCGCGGGGGTGCGGGTGGTGGTTACCGTGCATGCCCCGGGCTTCAGCTGCATCAAGGGCAACCTGATCGACGCCAGCGGTGCCGTCTGCGATGGCCGCCTGCGTCCACGCCGCTGCACCCGCTGCCGCCTGCACAATGGCGGCCTGCCCCGCTGGCTGGCGGCCGGCGTGGCCCTGCAGAGTGGCTGGCCCCTCAGTGCGGAGGCTGGCGGGCGCCTGGCCCATCTCCTCACGGCCCGTCAGCTCACCGGCGCCTTTCACGCCGCCTGGTTGGAGCTCACCCGCCTGGCCGATGCCATCCATGTGCTCGCCGCCTGGAGCCGTGACCTGCTGCTCGGCCAGGGGGTGCCAGCCCACAAGATTCATCTGATCCGCAGTGCCGGACCCGCCCCCCTGCCGCCGCGCCGCCGCCAGCCCATGCAGGATGGCCTGCTGCGCCTGGTGGCCTGGGGACGCTGCCATCCGGTGAAGGGCTTTCACCTGCTGGTGGAGGCCATCCAGGCCCTGCCAGCCGATGCGCCGGTGCTGCTGCACTTCTACGGTCCCGGCTGGGACGACCCCTATGGCCAGCGGCTCCAGCGGGCCATCGCCACCGACCGCCGCTTCGCCGTGCTGGGTACCCTGCCCCCCGAGCATCTGCTGCCTCAGCTGCAGCAGTACGACCTGGCCGTGGTGCCCTCCACCTGGCTGGAGACCGGTCCCCTCACCGTGCTGGAAGCGCTGGCGGCCCACCTGCCGGTGACCGGCACCGACCGGGGGGGCATCCGCGAGCTGCTGGCCGGCGTGTCCGGCTGCACCTTGCTTCCCCCCACGGCCCAGGCCTGGACCCGCCACCTCCAGGCCCTGCTGGGCAACCCCGCCCAGCTCAGGACGGCCCCCTCCCTTTCTCCCGACCGCCGTTTCAGCCGGATGGCAGCCGAACTCGCCCCTCTCTACGGCTGGCGACCGTGA
- a CDS encoding glycosyltransferase family 4 protein, which produces MRAPWLGSLPFELRSRLARSPAGWPRTMARNAWFQRWACRQLLRLHAHRSRAGNTTHLNVFSYSYAARSIFRLARQRGYHCVLGQMDPGPEEEQLVIAEHRRYPSLAGSWQPAPPLYWQHWAEELELADRIVVNSPWSWRCLLRQGVPASKLRLIPLVYEPSVERAPAPSAPAIPFQLLFLGTIGLRKGIGRLLDAMRLLEGQPVQLTLAGPSELDPQAWVTAPNIRWLGPVPRSQVAARYGQAHAMILPTLSDGFAITQLEALAYGCPVIASAFCGEVVTPGVNGWLLPSLEPEAIAATIGEAMATAQALPRPLARPSFGLDHLAEALQAA; this is translated from the coding sequence GTGCGGGCCCCCTGGCTCGGCAGTCTGCCCTTCGAGCTGCGCTCCCGCCTCGCACGCTCGCCAGCAGGTTGGCCCCGCACCATGGCCCGCAATGCCTGGTTTCAGCGCTGGGCTTGCCGCCAGCTCCTGCGTCTTCACGCCCATCGATCGCGTGCGGGCAACACAACTCATCTCAACGTCTTCAGCTACAGCTACGCCGCCCGCTCCATCTTCCGCCTGGCGCGGCAGCGGGGTTATCACTGCGTGCTTGGCCAGATGGATCCCGGCCCGGAGGAGGAGCAGCTGGTGATCGCCGAGCACCGCCGCTACCCCAGCCTCGCTGGTTCCTGGCAGCCGGCTCCACCGCTCTACTGGCAGCACTGGGCCGAAGAGCTTGAGCTGGCTGATCGCATCGTGGTGAATTCACCCTGGAGCTGGCGTTGCCTGCTGCGCCAGGGGGTGCCTGCCAGCAAGCTGCGCCTGATACCCCTCGTGTATGAGCCCTCCGTGGAGCGTGCCCCTGCCCCGTCAGCGCCCGCCATCCCCTTCCAGCTGCTCTTCCTCGGCACCATCGGCCTGCGCAAGGGCATCGGCCGCCTGCTTGATGCCATGCGTCTGCTGGAGGGCCAGCCCGTGCAGCTCACCCTGGCCGGCCCCAGCGAACTCGATCCCCAGGCCTGGGTCACAGCTCCGAATATCCGCTGGCTCGGCCCCGTGCCCCGCTCCCAGGTGGCCGCCCGCTACGGCCAGGCCCACGCAATGATCCTGCCCACCCTCTCCGATGGCTTCGCCATCACCCAGCTGGAGGCCCTGGCCTACGGCTGCCCGGTGATCGCCTCAGCGTTCTGCGGCGAGGTGGTCACGCCCGGTGTGAATGGTTGGCTGCTGCCTTCCCTGGAGCCCGAGGCCATCGCCGCCACCATCGGCGAGGCCATGGCCACGGCCCAGGCCCTGCCCCGTCCGCTGGCGCGGCCCAGCTTCGGGCTCGATCACCTGGCAGAGGCCCTGCAAGCAGCCTGA
- a CDS encoding glycosyltransferase family 1 protein, whose protein sequence is MSGLRILAVIVNLVPYHVARWSAVAEAGHQVAVLQRRAGDPFAVLATDADQAPFALHTLADPGAGAPPWHEQLQAWIDRLNPQVLVLSGYSFPESLAALLVAAQRGLPVVMCSESNRHDAPRRPWSEALKRRVLNLAQAGLVGGEPQAAYLQQLGVAPEAIFRGYNAVDNDHFATAHHWRGQGAQARNQLGLPPRYLLAVTRFTEKKNLFRLIEGYALWRRHAPEEQQQLSLLILGDGPLRTQLEAHVQALGLQDWVLLPGPCSYAQLPSRYGLAEAFIHASTVEQWGLVVNEAMAAGLPVLVSSTCGCAPELVQPGVTGLRFDPHSVASIAASIRWWCELPGAAAERLAAASQRRVASYGPGAFAAGVEAAAAHVLSAHRRALNPVDRLLLQRLIARTSSQA, encoded by the coding sequence ATGAGCGGTCTGCGCATTCTCGCTGTGATCGTGAATCTGGTGCCCTACCACGTGGCCCGCTGGTCGGCCGTGGCTGAAGCTGGGCACCAGGTGGCGGTGCTGCAGCGCCGCGCCGGTGACCCCTTTGCCGTGCTGGCCACCGATGCGGATCAGGCACCGTTTGCGCTGCACACCCTGGCTGATCCAGGGGCTGGAGCCCCGCCTTGGCACGAGCAACTCCAGGCCTGGATCGATCGCCTCAACCCCCAGGTTCTGGTACTCAGTGGCTACAGCTTTCCCGAGAGTCTTGCGGCGTTGCTGGTAGCCGCCCAGCGAGGCCTGCCGGTGGTGATGTGCTCCGAGAGCAATCGGCACGATGCCCCCCGCAGGCCCTGGAGTGAGGCCCTCAAGCGGCGGGTGCTGAACCTGGCCCAGGCAGGGCTGGTGGGCGGTGAACCGCAGGCGGCCTACCTGCAGCAGCTGGGTGTGGCTCCCGAGGCCATCTTCCGCGGCTACAACGCTGTGGACAACGACCACTTCGCCACGGCACACCACTGGCGCGGCCAGGGTGCGCAGGCCCGCAACCAGCTCGGGCTGCCGCCCCGCTATCTCCTGGCGGTGACCCGCTTCACCGAGAAGAAGAACCTCTTTCGCCTGATCGAGGGCTATGCCCTCTGGCGTCGCCATGCTCCTGAAGAGCAGCAGCAGCTCAGCCTGCTGATCCTGGGCGACGGGCCCCTGCGGACCCAGCTTGAGGCCCATGTGCAGGCCCTTGGGCTGCAGGATTGGGTGTTGCTTCCAGGGCCTTGCTCCTATGCCCAACTGCCCAGTCGCTACGGGCTTGCTGAAGCCTTCATCCATGCCAGCACCGTGGAGCAGTGGGGCCTGGTGGTGAACGAAGCGATGGCGGCAGGTCTGCCCGTGCTGGTGTCCTCCACCTGTGGCTGTGCCCCGGAACTGGTGCAGCCGGGTGTCACGGGTCTGCGCTTTGATCCCCATTCCGTGGCTTCCATTGCCGCGTCAATCCGCTGGTGGTGCGAGCTCCCGGGCGCAGCGGCCGAGCGCCTCGCCGCCGCCAGTCAGCGTCGTGTGGCGTCCTACGGCCCAGGAGCCTTTGCCGCTGGCGTGGAGGCGGCGGCGGCCCATGTGCTCTCTGCCCATCGCCGGGCGCTGAACCCCGTTGATCGGCTGCTTCTGCAACGCCTGATTGCCAGGACGTCTTCCCAGGCATGA
- a CDS encoding glycosyltransferase, with protein sequence MEQASWRLMQGLQQRGHRLSLISLHPLGSLAPQLEASGISCLGLGYGQVPLWNWLWRFRGELRRQNPDALLLTGHSLPTLLAVLGFCRGRSLLAIHFHHTGVKPRWFWRLYYSLARRMVNAVTFPSDFVRREAIELCPALASKAHTLRNPISAVLPFTPVERIAARQHFGLPISAPVIGNAGWLIPRKRFDVFLHTAAAVLHERFDVRFLIAGDGPEREQLQALASSLGIQHAVVWTGWLEEMRPLYAALDILLFNSDWDALPTTPIEAAVHGVPVVSSVLHSGLAEVLQPDVDAVLLERHDVAALASAALHILADLDAAAARASQARERVLALSDPDKLAAWHERAFTREARR encoded by the coding sequence ATGGAGCAAGCCTCGTGGCGCTTAATGCAGGGATTGCAACAGCGCGGCCATCGCCTCTCGTTGATCTCCCTCCATCCGCTCGGCTCGCTCGCTCCTCAGCTTGAGGCTAGTGGCATTTCCTGTCTTGGTCTCGGCTACGGTCAGGTGCCCCTTTGGAACTGGCTTTGGCGTTTCCGCGGTGAGCTCCGCCGCCAGAATCCCGATGCCCTGCTCCTCACCGGTCACAGCCTGCCAACCCTGCTGGCTGTTCTCGGTTTTTGCCGCGGTCGTAGTCTGCTGGCGATCCACTTTCATCACACCGGCGTCAAGCCCCGCTGGTTCTGGCGTCTCTATTACTCCCTTGCTCGCCGCATGGTGAATGCGGTCACCTTCCCTTCCGATTTCGTGCGTCGGGAAGCGATAGAGCTCTGCCCGGCCCTAGCTAGCAAGGCTCACACCCTGCGCAACCCGATTTCAGCAGTCCTGCCTTTCACTCCTGTTGAGCGGATTGCGGCCAGGCAGCATTTTGGCTTGCCCATTAGCGCCCCAGTGATTGGTAATGCCGGCTGGTTGATTCCACGCAAACGTTTTGATGTTTTCCTCCACACCGCCGCTGCTGTCCTCCATGAGCGGTTTGATGTGCGTTTTCTGATTGCTGGGGATGGACCTGAGCGTGAGCAGCTTCAAGCCTTGGCAAGTTCTCTCGGGATTCAGCATGCGGTGGTGTGGACCGGATGGCTTGAAGAAATGCGCCCGCTATATGCAGCACTCGACATTCTGCTGTTCAATTCCGACTGGGATGCTCTGCCCACAACACCAATTGAGGCGGCCGTGCATGGCGTTCCTGTGGTGAGCTCGGTTCTCCATAGCGGCCTAGCCGAGGTGTTGCAGCCTGATGTGGATGCTGTCCTTCTTGAGCGGCATGATGTGGCGGCGCTTGCCTCTGCTGCCTTACATATTCTGGCCGATCTGGATGCTGCTGCAGCCAGGGCCAGCCAGGCACGTGAGCGGGTGCTGGCGCTGAGTGATCCAGACAAGCTCGCCGCCTGGCACGAACGTGCATTCACGCGCGAAGCACGCCGATGA